The Vibrio echinoideorum genome includes a region encoding these proteins:
- a CDS encoding prepilin-type N-terminal cleavage/methylation domain-containing protein, whose product MDNSPKSSGFTLVELIIVIIILGIVSTFAASRFVGTSSFSTFTAQEQAISVIRQIQVNRMQSNVSAANGSFRLAVNSDCLGSVTACSLNLSNSAQKSQADARSDYVRGSDISFSPTNTIIDFDLLGNPSVSAGVNITINSTTSSNSAQVCINSQGYVREGACL is encoded by the coding sequence ATGGATAACAGCCCCAAATCCAGCGGCTTTACTCTGGTAGAGCTGATCATCGTTATTATTATCCTTGGTATTGTTTCAACTTTCGCTGCGAGTCGCTTCGTTGGCACTTCTAGCTTTTCTACTTTTACTGCTCAAGAGCAGGCCATTTCCGTTATTCGCCAAATTCAAGTGAACCGAATGCAATCAAACGTTTCCGCTGCTAATGGCAGCTTTCGTCTTGCTGTTAATAGTGATTGTCTAGGTTCAGTAACTGCTTGCAGTTTAAACTTGTCTAATAGTGCTCAAAAATCACAAGCCGATGCGCGTAGTGATTATGTTCGTGGATCCGATATCTCATTTTCTCCAACCAACACCATTATCGATTTTGACTTATTGGGTAACCCTTCGGTGAGCGCTGGAGTTAACATTACGATTAACTCAACCACTTCAAGTAATAGCGCCCAGGTCTGTATCAATTCTCAAGGTTATGTGCGTGAAGGGGCGTGTCTATGA
- a CDS encoding type II secretion system protein, with protein sequence MKRQGGFTLIELVVVIVILGILAVTAAPRFLNLQDDAKDATLEGLAGAIQGSASIIYGKSAIEGFESTSGALSASGATINTTFGYPNATQNDITNIVQGIGDDFEFIGTVDNSNPAQVTFGIPNYTTNCVVYTQATNANTAATANVVSTGTNTICSSN encoded by the coding sequence ATGAAAAGACAAGGCGGTTTCACCCTAATTGAACTAGTGGTTGTAATTGTTATTCTGGGTATTCTTGCTGTAACTGCGGCACCACGTTTCCTAAACCTGCAAGATGATGCGAAAGACGCAACGCTTGAAGGTTTAGCTGGTGCAATTCAAGGCTCTGCAAGTATTATTTATGGTAAGTCTGCAATTGAAGGTTTTGAGAGCACTTCTGGTGCTCTGAGCGCTAGTGGTGCAACAATCAACACTACTTTTGGCTACCCGAACGCAACTCAGAATGACATTACAAATATTGTTCAAGGCATCGGTGATGATTTTGAGTTTATTGGAACTGTAGATAATTCAAACCCAGCGCAAGTAACTTTTGGTATTCCAAACTACACGACTAACTGTGTTGTATACACTCAAGCAACTAATGCGAATACGGCAGCTACTGCAAACGTAGTGTCTACGGGAACAAATACAATTTGTTCTTCTAACTAA
- a CDS encoding prepilin-type N-terminal cleavage/methylation domain-containing protein: MLKNQKGFSLVELVIVIVVVGLLAVAALPRFLDVTDEAKKSSIEGVAGGFATAVLSARAQWEAEARPSEKIGVETYNTVNYDGVDFWLTRSKNSNNVETDFRDGYPWTLNNNSGVAPQDISDQTCSELMENLLQNPPKVGAVSDVDSDSNYKYSAQANSGDATCTYIQLEGNTEHQFVYEIKTGRVTVTLQ; this comes from the coding sequence ATGCTTAAAAATCAAAAGGGTTTCTCCCTAGTCGAATTGGTCATCGTTATTGTCGTCGTTGGTTTATTGGCGGTAGCTGCTTTACCTCGCTTCTTAGACGTGACAGATGAAGCCAAAAAATCAAGCATTGAAGGTGTTGCTGGTGGTTTTGCAACCGCAGTTTTGTCGGCGAGAGCACAATGGGAAGCTGAAGCAAGACCATCTGAGAAGATTGGTGTTGAAACATACAATACTGTAAACTACGATGGTGTTGATTTTTGGTTAACAAGATCAAAGAACAGCAACAATGTGGAAACCGACTTTCGAGACGGCTACCCATGGACTCTGAATAACAACTCTGGCGTAGCGCCACAAGATATTTCAGACCAAACCTGTTCTGAATTGATGGAAAACTTACTGCAGAACCCACCTAAAGTTGGTGCGGTTTCAGATGTTGATAGCGATTCAAATTACAAATATTCAGCGCAAGCAAATTCAGGTGATGCAACGTGTACTTACATTCAGTTAGAAGGTAATACCGAGCACCAATTTGTTTACGAAATTAAAACTGGTCGTGTGACCGTAACTTTGCAGTAA
- a CDS encoding MSHA biogenesis protein MshF — protein sequence MLNNLQRSRFVIWSVVILFLIVGLLSAWETVEEEATNTALIVASKRILEQANLYKQQYILKGNQLKKDSEQSRVYSRTGWVKPIQGADRDCDYWLEQLFPQQSILGLSSPSIEDKSDNIQFHCLYHYSDKYQIDILLKKERFSVRANILAL from the coding sequence ATGCTAAATAACCTACAACGCTCACGTTTTGTTATTTGGAGTGTGGTTATTCTTTTTCTAATTGTAGGGTTGCTTTCTGCATGGGAAACCGTCGAAGAAGAAGCGACTAATACGGCATTGATCGTCGCGAGTAAGCGGATTTTAGAGCAAGCAAACCTGTACAAACAACAGTATATTTTGAAGGGAAATCAGCTAAAAAAAGATTCAGAACAATCGAGAGTTTATAGCCGAACAGGTTGGGTAAAGCCGATTCAAGGGGCGGATCGTGATTGCGATTATTGGCTGGAACAATTGTTTCCTCAACAGAGCATTTTAGGGCTAAGTTCTCCCAGTATTGAAGATAAAAGTGATAACATACAATTTCACTGCCTTTATCATTATAGTGATAAGTATCAGATAGATATATTACTCAAAAAAGAAAGATTTAGTGTGAGAGCCAATATTTTGGCTTTGTGA
- a CDS encoding type II secretion system F family protein, producing MPTYRYVGRSSDGSQVSGQLDANNEDLAAESLMNKGIIPTSIKLGKSGGSVLDMDVSSLFSPNVPLEVLVLFCRQLYSLTKAGVPLLRSMKGLTQNCENKQLKAALEEVVAELTNGRGLAASMQMHPNVFSLLFVSMISVGENTGRLDQALLQLAGYYEQEVETRKRIKTAMRYPTFVISFILIAMFILNIKVIPQFSSMFSRFGVDLPLPTRILIGMSEFFVNYWGLMLAVIFGLIFAFKAWVKTDKGLERWDRMRLKIPVIGGVVNRALLSRFSRTFALMLKAGVPLNQSLSLSAEALDNRFLELRVQAMKAAIEAGSTVSSTAINSEIFTPLVIQMISVGEETGRIDELLLEVSDFYDREVDYDLKTLTARIEPILLVVVAGMVLILALGIFLPMWGMLDAIKG from the coding sequence ATGCCAACATATCGTTATGTAGGTCGTAGTTCTGATGGTAGCCAAGTCAGTGGTCAATTAGATGCGAATAACGAAGATCTTGCTGCTGAAAGCCTGATGAATAAGGGGATCATTCCAACCTCTATCAAGCTGGGGAAAAGTGGCGGTTCAGTATTGGATATGGACGTATCTAGCTTGTTTTCGCCGAATGTTCCTTTGGAAGTATTGGTTCTGTTTTGCCGACAGTTATACAGCCTCACTAAAGCGGGTGTTCCATTATTACGGTCGATGAAAGGCCTGACCCAAAACTGTGAAAATAAGCAGTTAAAAGCCGCCCTCGAAGAAGTGGTCGCTGAATTAACGAATGGTCGTGGATTAGCGGCATCGATGCAAATGCATCCAAATGTGTTTAGTCTGCTATTTGTTTCGATGATCAGTGTGGGTGAAAATACCGGTCGTTTAGATCAGGCGCTGCTGCAATTAGCGGGATACTATGAACAAGAGGTTGAAACTCGTAAGCGAATCAAAACGGCGATGCGTTATCCAACCTTCGTGATCAGCTTTATCTTGATCGCGATGTTCATTCTCAACATTAAGGTTATCCCACAGTTCTCGAGCATGTTCTCGCGCTTTGGTGTGGATCTTCCGCTACCCACTCGTATCTTAATTGGTATGTCTGAGTTCTTTGTGAATTATTGGGGCTTAATGCTTGCGGTGATCTTTGGTCTTATCTTTGCTTTTAAAGCATGGGTTAAAACCGATAAAGGGCTAGAACGATGGGATAGGATGCGTCTAAAAATACCAGTAATTGGTGGTGTAGTTAATCGAGCTTTGTTGTCGCGTTTTTCTCGTACTTTCGCATTGATGTTGAAAGCGGGTGTGCCATTGAATCAGTCATTATCTCTATCGGCTGAGGCGTTAGATAACCGCTTTTTAGAACTACGAGTTCAGGCTATGAAAGCAGCTATAGAAGCCGGTAGTACCGTATCTTCTACCGCAATAAACAGCGAAATTTTCACACCCTTAGTGATACAAATGATCTCGGTAGGTGAAGAGACAGGTCGTATTGATGAGCTATTGCTCGAGGTGTCAGATTTTTATGATCGAGAAGTTGACTACGATTTGAAAACCTTAACCGCTAGGATTGAGCCGATTTTATTAGTGGTTGTTGCTGGCATGGTACTGATTCTGGCTTTGGGTATATTCCTACCAATGTGGGGAATGCTAGATGCAATCAAAGGCTAG
- a CDS encoding GspE/PulE family protein: protein MQIRLRKRLGDLLVEEGIITEAQVEQALAAQKSTGRKLGDALIELGFLSEQQMLSFLSQQLAIPLIDLSRAVVDVEAVQLLPEVHARRLRALVIGRQGDTLRVAMSDPADLFAQESLLGQLGDYALEFVVAQERQLVDGFDRYYRRTKEIASFAEQLHAEHQVNDAFDFDIADEDSDEVTVVKLINSLFEDAIQVGASDIHIEPDSNVLRLRQRIDGVLHETLLNEVNIASALVLRLKLMANLDISEKRLPQDGRFNIRAKGQSVDIRMSTMPVQHGESVVMRLLNQSAGLRKLEASGIPSDLLIRLRQQLRRPHGMILVTGPTGSGKTTTLYGALSELNEPGKKIITAEDPVEYRLPRVNQVQVNPKINLDFSTILRTFLRQDPDIILIGEMRDQETVEIGLRAALTGHLVLSTLHTNDAVDSALRMMDMGAPGYLVASAVRAVVAQRLVRKVCADCKVDDELDEPRKQWLSVRFPNQVGVPFMKGRGCQNCNLTGYRGRIGVFEMLELEQNMMDALRANDAVGFAQTARQSENYKPLLASAMELALQGVVSLDEIMHLGEGDASGATDPIYL, encoded by the coding sequence ATGCAAATTAGATTAAGAAAGCGATTGGGTGATTTGCTTGTAGAAGAAGGCATTATTACCGAGGCTCAAGTAGAACAGGCTCTGGCCGCTCAGAAAAGTACCGGTCGTAAGCTAGGTGATGCGCTGATTGAACTTGGCTTCTTATCAGAGCAGCAAATGCTGAGCTTTTTATCCCAACAGCTTGCTATTCCTCTTATTGATTTGAGCCGAGCCGTTGTCGATGTTGAAGCGGTGCAGCTTTTACCTGAGGTACATGCTCGTCGACTTCGTGCATTGGTTATTGGACGTCAAGGCGATACGTTACGTGTCGCGATGAGTGATCCCGCCGATCTATTTGCGCAAGAATCGTTACTGGGTCAGCTAGGTGATTACGCTTTAGAATTTGTGGTTGCTCAAGAACGACAATTAGTCGATGGCTTTGATCGCTATTACCGCCGAACTAAAGAAATCGCCTCTTTCGCTGAGCAGCTACATGCAGAGCATCAAGTTAATGATGCCTTTGATTTTGATATAGCAGATGAAGACAGTGACGAAGTTACCGTCGTTAAACTCATAAACTCATTGTTTGAAGATGCAATCCAAGTTGGTGCTTCTGATATCCATATTGAGCCCGATTCAAACGTCTTGCGTCTTCGTCAGCGTATTGATGGCGTGCTGCATGAAACACTGTTGAATGAAGTGAATATTGCTTCCGCACTTGTACTGCGTTTGAAGCTGATGGCCAATCTTGATATCTCAGAGAAACGTCTTCCTCAAGACGGCCGCTTCAATATTCGCGCGAAAGGCCAATCTGTCGATATTCGTATGTCGACCATGCCTGTGCAGCATGGCGAATCTGTAGTTATGCGTTTACTTAACCAATCAGCAGGTCTTCGTAAATTAGAAGCATCAGGCATTCCGAGTGATCTTCTGATTAGACTTCGTCAACAGTTACGACGCCCACATGGGATGATCTTGGTAACTGGCCCGACGGGTTCAGGTAAAACAACCACCCTTTATGGCGCGTTAAGTGAATTAAACGAACCGGGTAAAAAGATCATTACCGCAGAAGATCCGGTGGAATATCGTCTTCCTCGTGTTAATCAGGTTCAAGTAAACCCTAAGATCAATCTCGACTTCTCAACTATCTTGAGAACTTTCTTGCGTCAGGATCCCGATATTATCCTTATTGGTGAGATGCGTGACCAAGAAACCGTCGAGATTGGCTTGCGAGCGGCACTTACCGGACACTTAGTATTGAGTACATTACATACTAACGACGCGGTAGACAGTGCGCTGCGCATGATGGATATGGGTGCACCCGGTTATCTAGTGGCAAGCGCTGTTAGAGCGGTTGTCGCACAACGATTGGTTCGTAAAGTGTGCGCCGATTGTAAGGTTGACGATGAGCTGGATGAACCTCGCAAACAGTGGCTAAGTGTTCGCTTCCCTAATCAAGTAGGCGTCCCATTCATGAAGGGACGTGGTTGTCAGAACTGTAACTTAACGGGTTACCGCGGGCGTATTGGTGTATTTGAAATGCTAGAACTAGAGCAAAACATGATGGATGCGCTTAGAGCTAATGATGCGGTTGGTTTTGCTCAAACAGCAAGGCAGTCTGAAAATTACAAACCGCTATTGGCTTCTGCGATGGAACTGGCTTTACAAGGTGTGGTGAGTCTCGATGAGATAATGCACCTTGGTGAAGGCGATGCTTCCGGAGCAACCGACCCAATTTATCTGTAG
- a CDS encoding tetratricopeptide repeat protein, whose amino-acid sequence MSVINNALSELAKKKSATSIEAAVVPKIKTRSPLVWLVAGFTLSLAMGGWAISQGPAVEHSISTRDSQIQVSVVESSGEMADVVTQTLSSPTKKLVTLDLTPRSAENTVAANSAQAKPTTTSSTSKATKPHVTPKQLSSAKTSNADIPKPMYVANVAKSSPTSSSDELKGSENSEMLIEQVELTPEQLSENAQGRAQKALDANDLNGALKGYTEALRYSSRNEDVRQKLAILYFGKGDTRKAYELYQSGIKLNTNSEKLRLGLSKLLVKANQAEAALSPLVHLPPNPTKDYLAMRAALSQKSQQEEIALESYRKLVEVDSDNARWWLGLAIQQERQLDFTAAKESYQGALTRVGISSQSQNFVRDRLKILDALEESDDAN is encoded by the coding sequence ATGAGCGTCATTAATAACGCCTTGTCTGAATTGGCAAAGAAAAAATCAGCAACCTCGATTGAAGCCGCCGTAGTGCCTAAAATCAAAACGCGCTCTCCATTGGTTTGGTTAGTGGCAGGTTTTACTCTGAGCTTGGCAATGGGCGGATGGGCGATATCACAAGGTCCTGCCGTTGAACATTCAATCTCAACTCGAGATTCACAAATTCAGGTTTCTGTCGTAGAGAGTTCGGGAGAAATGGCGGATGTTGTTACTCAAACTCTCTCATCGCCAACCAAGAAATTAGTGACGTTAGATTTAACGCCCCGCTCAGCAGAAAACACAGTGGCGGCAAATAGTGCTCAAGCTAAGCCAACGACAACGTCTAGTACTTCTAAAGCAACAAAACCCCACGTTACGCCTAAACAGTTAAGCTCGGCTAAAACGAGTAATGCTGACATTCCAAAGCCGATGTATGTGGCTAATGTAGCGAAAAGCAGTCCGACATCTAGTTCTGATGAGTTGAAAGGCTCAGAAAATAGCGAAATGCTGATTGAGCAAGTAGAGCTAACGCCAGAGCAATTATCGGAGAATGCACAAGGGCGAGCTCAGAAAGCGTTAGATGCAAATGATCTTAACGGTGCTTTAAAAGGTTATACCGAGGCCCTGCGTTACTCCTCAAGAAACGAGGACGTCCGTCAGAAACTCGCAATTCTCTATTTTGGTAAGGGTGATACTCGTAAAGCCTATGAGCTTTATCAATCAGGTATCAAACTTAATACCAATAGTGAAAAGCTGCGCCTAGGTTTATCAAAACTGCTCGTCAAAGCAAATCAAGCAGAAGCCGCTTTGAGTCCATTAGTACACTTACCGCCAAATCCAACCAAAGACTATTTAGCAATGCGTGCGGCTTTGAGTCAAAAATCGCAACAAGAAGAGATAGCATTAGAGAGTTATCGAAAGTTAGTTGAAGTCGATTCAGATAATGCACGCTGGTGGCTGGGCTTGGCGATTCAACAAGAACGACAGCTTGATTTTACTGCAGCAAAAGAATCATACCAAGGCGCTTTGACCAGAGTTGGAATCTCATCTCAATCGCAAAACTTTGTGCGTGACCGGTTAAAAATACTCGATGCCTTAGAGGAGAGCGACGATGCAAATTAG
- a CDS encoding ExeA family protein, with product MYQAHFGFEQLPFTLTPNTDFFYGLAPHFEAIQTVISALEMGEGVIKVTGEVGTGKTMVCRMLVNHLKDCTALIYLPNPVLSGADLRQAVAKELGLTIENEATLVDNIQHKLIELHNSGLRVVAILDEAQALSDEALETLRLFGNLETEDKKLLQIVLLGQPELDVRLEAYHLRQFRQRITFSSTLRPLTLDETVAYIDNRIAKSGGNPELFSLNQKKAICRSSLGIPRLINQLCHKALLLSFSEDKKSIDNQHLFSAMHETYDVCKPKFKTPILWGWN from the coding sequence ATGTATCAAGCTCACTTTGGTTTTGAACAGCTGCCATTTACCTTAACGCCGAATACCGATTTCTTTTATGGTTTAGCGCCTCATTTCGAAGCGATTCAAACGGTGATCTCGGCGTTAGAGATGGGAGAGGGCGTAATCAAAGTTACTGGCGAAGTCGGTACGGGGAAAACCATGGTTTGTCGGATGCTGGTTAATCACTTAAAGGATTGTACGGCGTTAATCTACCTGCCAAACCCTGTGTTGTCTGGTGCAGACCTGCGTCAAGCCGTCGCTAAAGAGTTAGGTTTGACTATTGAGAATGAAGCAACCTTGGTTGATAACATTCAGCATAAGCTCATTGAATTGCACAATTCAGGTTTAAGAGTGGTAGCGATTCTTGATGAGGCTCAAGCTCTATCGGATGAAGCGTTAGAAACATTAAGGTTGTTCGGTAATCTTGAAACTGAAGATAAAAAATTACTTCAGATAGTGTTACTCGGACAACCTGAACTGGATGTCAGGCTAGAGGCTTATCATCTTAGGCAGTTTCGCCAAAGAATTACTTTTAGTTCAACACTGAGGCCACTCACTCTCGATGAAACGGTGGCGTATATTGATAATCGGATCGCTAAATCTGGTGGTAATCCTGAGTTGTTCAGCTTGAATCAAAAAAAAGCGATTTGTCGCTCATCGTTAGGTATTCCAAGATTGATAAATCAACTATGCCATAAGGCTCTTTTGCTCTCGTTCAGTGAAGATAAGAAAAGTATCGACAACCAGCACCTATTTTCAGCCATGCATGAAACATACGATGTGTGTAAGCCTAAATTTAAAACGCCAATACTGTGGGGTTGGAATTAA
- the mshL gene encoding pilus (MSHA type) biogenesis protein MshL gives MRKLVVAILVSSLVGCSMGHRDPVEIKESLNESINEANSRALHELPTSVQDDLMPQLDSDSMSPNMETVKRFRIQANGVEARTFFASLVKGTEYSAAIHPNVAGKLTLNLTDVTLDEVLAVAQDMYGYDIEKRGKVIQVYPAGLRTVTIPVDYLQVKRSGRSLTTITTGTISNSDSNSSSSSSSNSSSSNSSNSSNSSNSTSNGGTEIETTSESDFWPQLEAAVAHLIGSGEGQSVVVTPQASVITVRAYPDEIREVREFLGISQKRLQRQVILEAKIMEVTLSDGYQQGISWSNLSKSIGSGGVVIDRPGGTLPPLDAISSLLGGQTNVTISDGSFEAVLSFMDTQGDLNVLSSPRVTAANNQKAVIKVGTDEYYVTDLSSSVGSGDNANVAPEVELTPFFSGISLDVTPQIDDKGSVFLHVHPAVIEVEEEVKELNLGSTTGLVQLPLAKSSIRESDSVIRAKDGDVVVIGGLMKSNTSDITSKVPFLGDIPGLGHLFRNTNQLTQKTELVILLKPTIVGVNTWQTELERSRDLLQQWFPDEE, from the coding sequence ATGCGTAAACTTGTAGTAGCAATTCTAGTGTCATCTTTAGTCGGCTGTTCGATGGGACATAGAGATCCTGTTGAGATAAAAGAATCTTTGAACGAATCAATTAATGAAGCGAATAGTAGAGCGCTTCATGAGCTTCCTACGTCGGTTCAAGACGACCTCATGCCACAACTTGACTCTGACTCGATGTCTCCGAATATGGAAACGGTTAAGCGTTTTCGTATTCAAGCTAATGGTGTTGAAGCAAGAACCTTCTTTGCTAGCCTAGTTAAAGGCACCGAATATAGCGCAGCTATCCACCCCAACGTTGCCGGAAAACTTACTTTAAATCTAACCGATGTGACGTTAGACGAAGTACTTGCGGTTGCTCAAGATATGTATGGCTACGATATTGAAAAGCGCGGCAAAGTGATTCAGGTCTATCCTGCCGGCCTTCGAACGGTAACGATTCCTGTCGATTACTTACAAGTTAAGCGTTCTGGTCGTTCATTAACGACGATTACCACAGGCACGATCTCTAACTCAGACTCGAACTCATCAAGTTCTTCAAGTTCTAACTCTAGCTCGTCGAATTCATCTAACTCCTCTAATTCATCGAATTCGACCTCGAACGGTGGTACTGAGATTGAAACGACCTCTGAAAGCGATTTTTGGCCACAACTTGAAGCGGCTGTTGCTCACCTCATTGGTTCTGGTGAAGGACAAAGTGTTGTGGTAACTCCGCAAGCCAGTGTGATTACGGTGCGAGCTTACCCTGATGAAATCCGTGAGGTGCGAGAGTTCTTAGGCATTTCTCAGAAACGTTTGCAGCGCCAAGTTATTTTGGAAGCAAAAATCATGGAAGTCACCTTAAGTGATGGCTATCAGCAGGGGATTAGTTGGTCTAATTTATCTAAATCTATTGGCAGCGGTGGGGTTGTTATTGACCGACCAGGTGGAACATTACCTCCATTAGATGCAATCAGCTCTTTGTTAGGCGGACAAACCAACGTAACGATTTCAGATGGCAGCTTTGAAGCGGTTTTGAGCTTTATGGATACTCAAGGTGACCTTAATGTTCTATCGAGCCCGCGAGTAACGGCTGCAAATAACCAGAAAGCCGTTATCAAAGTGGGTACTGATGAGTATTACGTAACAGATCTATCAAGTTCGGTCGGCAGTGGTGATAACGCAAATGTGGCTCCTGAAGTCGAGCTAACTCCATTCTTCTCTGGTATCTCTTTGGATGTGACCCCTCAGATAGATGATAAAGGCAGTGTATTCTTACATGTTCATCCTGCCGTTATTGAGGTAGAGGAAGAAGTGAAGGAGCTCAACCTAGGTTCAACAACAGGCTTGGTGCAACTTCCTTTGGCGAAAAGCTCTATTCGTGAATCTGACTCAGTGATTCGTGCAAAAGATGGCGACGTGGTTGTGATTGGTGGATTAATGAAATCAAATACCAGTGATATCACTTCTAAAGTTCCATTCCTTGGTGATATCCCAGGGTTAGGTCACCTGTTCCGCAACACCAATCAATTGACTCAAAAAACTGAGCTTGTGATCTTGCTTAAACCGACAATCGTCGGCGTGAACACATGGCAAACTGAGTTAGAGCGTTCTCGAGATCTATTGCAGCAGTGGTTCCCTGATGAAGAGTAA
- a CDS encoding MSHA biogenesis protein MshK: MVRTLLFALLFSSSVVWAEQDPTAPLGWLTPQQKTTSAKKAPTRYRLPSLESIVCKGDTPCYAIMNGQILGQGETIRGYRVKNIDPEYVTLQRSSKQWKLEMFSLDVKNN; the protein is encoded by the coding sequence GTGGTTAGAACTCTATTGTTTGCCTTACTTTTTAGTAGCTCAGTGGTTTGGGCTGAGCAAGACCCAACGGCGCCATTAGGCTGGTTGACGCCACAACAAAAAACAACGTCAGCTAAAAAGGCGCCAACTCGATACCGCTTACCTTCTCTAGAAAGCATTGTGTGCAAAGGCGATACACCTTGCTATGCCATTATGAATGGTCAGATTCTCGGCCAAGGAGAAACGATCAGAGGGTACCGAGTTAAGAATATAGATCCAGAATACGTCACTCTGCAGAGAAGCTCTAAGCAGTGGAAATTAGAGATGTTCTCTTTAGATGTTAAGAATAATTAA
- the pilO gene encoding type 4a pilus biogenesis protein PilO, whose product MQQWNQLNDKFLALSQREKWLLFVCGFVGLSMLLFTLLVEPAYLNLQAKNAKAMSLTQSNQRHQGELLVLQAKLNKDPDKEINLEYKKLLIESQDLSLQLSEIVDGLISPSQMSQLLESVLNAGNGLKLESLESLKPEAISNNQETSEYSGYFLHPVRMELTGSYFDISAYLQALESLPVSYYWRTFKYSVEEYPKARLVFEVYTLGTRQEFIGG is encoded by the coding sequence ATGCAACAGTGGAACCAGCTTAACGATAAGTTTCTTGCCTTAAGTCAGAGAGAGAAATGGCTACTTTTCGTATGCGGTTTTGTTGGGCTATCCATGTTGTTGTTCACCTTGTTGGTTGAGCCTGCTTATCTTAATTTACAGGCAAAAAATGCTAAGGCGATGAGCCTGACTCAATCAAATCAAAGACATCAGGGAGAGTTGCTTGTTCTGCAAGCTAAGCTCAATAAAGACCCAGACAAAGAAATTAATCTTGAGTACAAAAAACTACTAATAGAAAGCCAAGACCTTTCACTTCAGTTATCAGAGATTGTGGATGGATTGATCTCGCCTTCTCAAATGTCTCAGCTATTGGAGAGCGTTCTCAATGCCGGAAATGGACTTAAGCTCGAATCGCTAGAGTCGTTAAAACCAGAAGCTATTTCGAACAATCAAGAGACCAGTGAATATTCAGGTTACTTTCTTCACCCGGTGAGAATGGAATTGACGGGCAGCTACTTTGATATTTCCGCTTATCTTCAAGCGCTTGAATCACTTCCTGTTAGTTATTACTGGCGAACATTTAAATACTCAGTTGAAGAGTATCCAAAAGCTCGATTGGTGTTCGAAGTTTACACATTAGGTACTAGACAGGAGTTTATCGGTGGTTAG